ACCAGTTTCGATGAATAAAGTGGAAGATGTAAGTATAATTTACATCAACTAGCAAAATATTGTGAACTAATACCCCTAGAAGGTGACATTATGGAAGGAACAAAAATAAGTGAAAAAACAAAGTTTAACGTAAGTAAAGGATTCCCAGTTTTAGGTACGTCTATCGAAAAAGGTGGAGTTAATTTTGGTGTTTTTTCAAGAAACGCTATATCAGTTATTTTGGAGATATATGAAAATTACTATGATGAAGAACCAATGTTTAAATATGTTCTCGATAAAAAAGAAAATAGAACCGGTAATATTTGGCATGTTTTTGTTGAACAAGTAAGAGCCGGAATGTCTTTCGGTTGGCGTATGAATGGCCCCTACAAACCAGAGAAAGGATTTAGATTCAACAAAAACAAATTGCTTTTAGACCCTTATGCCAAAGTTATTGGGGGAACGTTAGATTTTACAGAAGAGTCTATTTTTGGTTATAATAAAAATGATCCGAAAAAAGACCTTAGTTTTTCCACTTTGGATTCTGCAAGATCTCAAGTCAAATCCATCATTTGGGATAGTCGTGAATACAATTGGAAGAACGATGAGCATCCACGTTATACACTAAACGACATAATTATTTATGAACTGCATGTCAGGCTTTACACGATAAATCCAAATTCTCATGTAGAACATCGAGGAACTTATAAGGGAATCGCGGAAAAAATAAATTATTTAAAAGATTTAGGAGTAAACGCCGTTGAACTAATGCCTATTTTTGCTTTTCCTTTGAACGATAATCCCAACGTTAATCCTATAACTGGTGAAAAATTAAAAAATATATGGGGTTACAATCCGGTTAATTTTTTTGCTGTGACGAGTAATTACAGATATGGTGTAAAAATTGGGGAGGAAATAATCCAGTTTCAGGATTTAGTTTTTGAATTACACAAAAATGGAATAGAAGTGATATTGGACGTTGTCTTTAATCACACAGCAGAAGGAAATGAATTGGGACCAACTCTTAATTTTAGAGGTTTAGAAAACTCCGTTTATTATCTTTTGAACAAAGATAACCCAAGATATTATGAAAATTTTTCAGGAACTGGGAACACTATTAATTCAAGCCATTACGTAGTGAAACAAATGATTTTGGATAGTTTGAGATATTGGGTTTCTGAGATGCATGTAGACGGTTTCCGGTTCGATCTCGCTTCCATTTTAGGGAGAGATTCAAAAGGAAATTGGATTGGTGATCTGTCTTTGTTAAAAGACATTGCT
This genomic window from Petrotoga mexicana DSM 14811 contains:
- the glgX gene encoding glycogen debranching protein GlgX, encoding MEGTKISEKTKFNVSKGFPVLGTSIEKGGVNFGVFSRNAISVILEIYENYYDEEPMFKYVLDKKENRTGNIWHVFVEQVRAGMSFGWRMNGPYKPEKGFRFNKNKLLLDPYAKVIGGTLDFTEESIFGYNKNDPKKDLSFSTLDSARSQVKSIIWDSREYNWKNDEHPRYTLNDIIIYELHVRLYTINPNSHVEHRGTYKGIAEKINYLKDLGVNAVELMPIFAFPLNDNPNVNPITGEKLKNIWGYNPVNFFAVTSNYRYGVKIGEEIIQFQDLVFELHKNGIEVILDVVFNHTAEGNELGPTLNFRGLENSVYYLLNKDNPRYYENFSGTGNTINSSHYVVKQMILDSLRYWVSEMHVDGFRFDLASILGRDSKGNWIGDLSLLKDIADDPILAGTKLIAEGWDAAGGYYVGDFPTGWAEWNGKFRDTVRRFVRGDNGVVSDLATRIAGSPDLFEKRGRKPYHSVNFITSHDGFTMWDLVSYNNKHNEANGENNRDGTDANYSFNYGFEGETHDENIIKLRKQQIKNFITILMVSQGLPMILMGDEFCRTQFGNNNAYCQDNHISWVDWSRKLKFNDIFNFTKSMINFRKSHCALRRDRFFTGRDLSGDGIADITWHGVKPFKPDFGYYSHSLAFMISGDDYIQGCKEKDSDIYVALNAFIKDLQFEIPKLPNGKKWYRVVDTSQESPKDFLLEPSIIQDNYYTVHSRSSIVLISKK